The Halorubrum salinarum genome segment GCACGACGAGCTGCTCGACAACGACGGGCTGTACGCGCACCTCTGGGGCGTTCAGGCCGGCGAGATCGACGAGCTCCCCCAGGAGTTCATCGACCGGGCGCAGGAGCGCACCGCCCGGATCGTCGAGGACGCCGAGAGCGACGACGACTGACCGCGGCCGGTCGGGGCGGCCCGTCGGACCGGTCGACCGTCACCGCGGGAGCCGAGTCCACTCGTCGGCGGACGCCGGGGAGTCGTCGGCGTACCCGAGCGCGTCGAGGACGGCCTCGCGGACCTCCGCGGGGTCGCGGAACTGCGTCTCCTCGCGGCCTTCGAGCAGGCTGTCGAGCCGCTCCGTCGTCGTCCCCGCCTCCAGCGTCGCGGCGCCGTACTGCTCTATCAGCTCCGCCGCCGTC includes the following:
- a CDS encoding DUF5789 family protein; amino-acid sequence: MSGDNADHDSEAHEPAPAVTFGPLKRALREHRYPVTAAELIEQYGAATLEAGTTTERLDSLLEGREETQFRDPAEVREAVLDALGYADDSPASADEWTRLPR